The window GTATTGCCTTGTAATTGCATCTACCAGGGTCTTGACTGTCATCTCACGTTTGCTCACATCACCTGACGGGCTGTTCAAGCTGAGCATAATCGCCACGTGGAGACTCTGACCAGCCTTGTTTgtcttggttttttttttcttcttcttcgccaaggAGCAAGGGGGTGTGAGAAAGGGCTGCTGTCGtgctattactactactagttATCCCCCGGCTCTGAAGCCCAACTTGACGCAATCGCAGTTGTATACGCCGAGATACAAACGGCAACGACGagactaataaaataaaattggACAAGCTCGCGGCTCCAGGTTTTGTCTAAATTGGGGCGGGTGGTAGTCCAGCTCCACATCAATCCTACTATCAATTACGGATACTAGCACTGCTAATCGCGGCGGCACACCGAAGACGTCCAAAGGGGGTTGAGACGAGACTGAAGTGAGGCCAGGGATAGAGATTGATAAAAGATTGGGGACAAGCACCAGAGAGTGGCTAAACAGGGGAGAGCAGACAAAGCTTGCTGAGCatctgcagcttttcaaaGCATCAGCTAAAGtgacgatggcggcgacgaggatgccTCCCACCGACGAGGGCGTTGAAGACGTCCATCGTCTacacgaagaagatgatggccatgaagaagatcaggtcaatgaagaagagagagaagaagaagaagagctcgacgacgacgacgacgccacGGCCAGCGACTCCAACTCCAACTACTCGACGGCCTCGGAAGACGCCCTGCCGCCCATCCACGCCTACGGCCACGTCTACCACGGCTCCGGCCGCATGGTGACGCCCAACGACCGCCACGAGAACGCGCGCCAGGGCCACCAGCACGAGCTCTTCACGCTGTGCCTCGGCGGCGCCCTGACCTTTACCAAGCTGCCCCTGGACAAGCTCGAGCTGGACCCCGAGGCCTCGCCCTTCCACATCCTCGACgtcggctgcggcggcggccactgggccatggagatggcgctgACCAACCCGCTCGTCGACGTGCTGGGCATCGAGCTGAGCAGCGCCAACCTGCCCAAGGAGGTGCCGCCCAACCTGACGTTTGAGATTGCCGACGCCGCCGAGCCCTGGCCGCCGCGGCTGTACGACTTTGTCCACCTGCGGAATctcgtcggcggcggcatccgCGACTGGAAGCGCCTCATTGTGCAGGCCTTTGACCACCTCAAGCCCGGCGGCCAGCTCGAGTTCACCGAGGTCAcgccgctcttcttcgccgtcgaCCCGGACCCGCTGGCCGAGACGCCCTCGGAGGCATCTTCCGGCGGTGCTGGCGACGCGGACAAGCCCCGGGCCGATGTGGGTGCCGCGGCGATCGAGTACGGCGCCGTGTTTGCCGAGATTTCGGCCGCGCAGGGCATCGACTTCGATCCGACGCCCAAAGTACGGCCGTGGCTGGTGGAGGTTGGCGCCGAGAGCGTGAGGGAGCGGTCGGACTGGCTGCCGGTGCGCAACTGGGCACGAGATCCGGTGACGAACAAAAAGGGCGAGATCCTCAACAAGATGCTTGCTCCGGGCTGTGACCACTGGACGCTGCGGATGTTTGGCCTTGCGGGCTgggaagagcaaaagacgcGCGACTTGCTGGGGCGAGTCATGGAGGAGTACAAGGATCCTCTGCTGAGGAGCTGCATCAAAGTGTATGTGTGGTGACTTTCTATATATGTGTGAGTCTTTGTATGACGCTGACATTCAACTCATGACAGAACATTCATATCTGCAAGAAAACCTTTTgaaaagagcagcaagcTCAAGGGAGACAGAACTCTCTAACACAAAATCTCgcaacaagaaacaaaaactAGAGACTACGGCCTCTTTGATGCTTTCTCgcaggaaacaaaaaagagacgacGAATCAttgcgaaaaaaaagggcacgCTAATACAGGGTTCAGCTAtctgaaaagaaaagaaaaaagcaagtCTAGCCAACACAGTCCCCGCTGGTATCTACGTCTCTTGCTATCGAAAACCACGCGCATCCATGTAGCAATTCATATTTGCCACCAaatcatatatatatatactcttCCGTCTTTGACGCCTTACACCCTACACGGACTCGATGTACCGCTTCATCTCCCTGTGGACAGTTAGCTACAGtcatcgaaaaaaaaaaaaaaagacgagggCCTCTTACCAATCCGTTACGGCTTCGTCAAACAGCCGAATCTCATGCTCTCTGGTGCCGCCAAAGTGGTCGACGAAATCATCTCCAAGCACCTCCCTCGCGATGCTGTCCTTGGCCGTGAACTTGGCTGTTGCCTCGCGCAGGCTCTTTGCCAGCCGCGCGCCCGCATCTGAGGAGCCGCCGACATTCTCGCCCATGGCCAGCGGCGGACAGGGGATttcgagcttcttct is drawn from Trichoderma atroviride chromosome 7, complete sequence and contains these coding sequences:
- a CDS encoding uncharacterized protein (EggNog:ENOG41), which translates into the protein MAATRMPPTDEGVEDVHRLHEEDDGHEEDQVNEEEREEEEELDDDDDATASDSNSNYSTASEDALPPIHAYGHVYHGSGRMVTPNDRHENARQGHQHELFTLCLGGALTFTKLPLDKLELDPEASPFHILDVGCGGGHWAMEMALTNPLVDVLGIELSSANLPKEVPPNLTFEIADAAEPWPPRLYDFVHLRNLVGGGIRDWKRLIVQAFDHLKPGGQLEFTEVTPLFFAVDPDPLAETPSEASSGGAGDADKPRADVGAAAIEYGAVFAEISAAQGIDFDPTPKVRPWLVEVGAESVRERSDWLPVRNWARDPVTNKKGEILNKMLAPGCDHWTLRMFGLAGWEEQKTRDLLGRVMEEYKDPLLRSCIKVTFISARKPFEKSSKLKGDRTL